One stretch of Rhodanobacteraceae bacterium DNA includes these proteins:
- a CDS encoding glycosyl hydrolase — protein MKLPVLVLATLMAMSVSARDIKSESADSSPLRSETFAGLSLRGIGPAMISGRVADLAVDPSHKSTWYVAAATGGLWKTVNAGTTWSPIFDDQGSYSLGCVTIDPNNPLVIWVGSGENNAQRSVSYGDGVYKSLDGGTTWTNMGLKSSEHISRIVVDPRDSNVVWVAAQGPLWSAGGERGLFVTRDGGLTWSKAFETSENTGVTEVHLDPRNPDVMFASTYQRRRHVWTVINGGPESGLRKSTDGGQTWRQISNGLPKSDIGRIGLAISPADPDTIYAVMDAAGKDGGLYRSTDAGENWEKRSDYVTSSGQYYNELFADPKVVDRFYSMDTWMQVSDDGGKTMRRVGEKHKHVDNHVLWIDPDNTDHLLAGCDGGVYQSFDRGGTWQWFRNLPLSQFYKVGLDNAAPFYNIYGGTQDNNSVGGPSRTRTTHGIVNSDWFITLEGDGFQTVVDPTDENIVYSQAQHAVLVRYDRRTGESVDVQPQAGADETPLRWNWDSPVIISPHQHTRLYFAAQRVFRSDDRGNSWTPVSGDLTRQIDRNQLKVMGRVWGVDAVAKNASTSFYGNIVALDESRMTEGLLAVGTDDGLIQISADGGDSWRKIDRFPGVPERTYVSRVLFSQHAANTVYAAFDNHKNGDFKPYLLRSTDLGKSWRAITTGLPERGSVYALVEDHVQGSLLFAGTEFGLYFSPDQGQRWIQLKGGMPTIQVRDLAIQRRENDLVAATFGRGFYVLDDYSPLREISAATLSQPGLLFPVKTAFTYAQSAPFGLTGKGFNGDQFFVAPNPPLGATFTYYLKDEPQTRQQARQKIEKARAEKGEDTPYPSWDALKREDREEPPVVVLTVSDADGQVVRRIEGPAKAGLQRVSWDLRYPAPDPTNLLPVERDPWFPDPAGPLVAPGQYRVSMALRVDGAMQSLGEPQAFAAAPLGGDSLPPADREALLAFQLQTSELQRAALGAVSAAGEAQIRIYHLKQALMDAPRADPALAARARELEGQLKDLQVALVGDSVRASKGEPTPSTILSRVSQVIYGHWYSSADATATHRRNYEIAAEQFGPVLAQLRQLILTDLVALENSAEAAGAPWTPGRVPNWK, from the coding sequence ATGAAACTGCCGGTCTTGGTGCTGGCGACACTCATGGCCATGTCGGTATCGGCTCGCGACATCAAATCCGAGAGCGCGGACTCGTCGCCGCTGAGATCCGAGACCTTTGCCGGCTTGTCGCTGCGTGGGATTGGTCCGGCGATGATCTCCGGTCGCGTTGCCGATCTGGCAGTCGATCCGAGTCATAAATCCACCTGGTATGTGGCTGCGGCGACCGGTGGTTTGTGGAAGACCGTGAATGCCGGCACCACCTGGAGTCCGATCTTCGACGATCAGGGCTCCTATTCGCTGGGTTGCGTCACCATTGATCCGAACAACCCGCTGGTGATCTGGGTGGGTAGTGGCGAGAACAATGCGCAGCGCAGCGTGTCCTATGGCGATGGCGTCTACAAATCGCTGGATGGCGGCACCACCTGGACCAATATGGGGCTGAAAAGCTCCGAGCACATTTCCAGGATCGTGGTTGATCCGCGTGATTCCAATGTGGTCTGGGTGGCCGCGCAGGGGCCACTGTGGTCAGCCGGTGGCGAACGCGGCCTGTTTGTCACCCGCGATGGCGGCCTGACCTGGAGCAAGGCCTTCGAGACCTCGGAGAACACGGGTGTTACCGAGGTGCATCTGGATCCGCGCAATCCCGATGTGATGTTTGCCTCTACCTATCAGCGACGTCGGCACGTCTGGACCGTGATCAACGGCGGTCCCGAGTCGGGCCTGCGCAAATCCACGGATGGTGGTCAGACCTGGCGCCAGATCAGCAATGGATTGCCGAAGAGTGACATCGGGCGCATTGGCCTGGCGATCTCCCCGGCCGATCCGGACACGATCTACGCGGTGATGGACGCCGCTGGCAAGGATGGCGGTCTGTACCGGTCCACCGATGCCGGCGAGAACTGGGAAAAGCGCTCCGACTATGTGACCAGCAGTGGGCAGTACTACAACGAACTGTTTGCAGATCCCAAGGTGGTCGATCGCTTCTACTCGATGGACACCTGGATGCAGGTCAGCGACGACGGCGGCAAGACCATGCGTCGGGTTGGCGAGAAGCACAAGCACGTCGACAATCACGTGCTGTGGATTGATCCCGACAACACCGACCACCTGCTGGCCGGTTGCGATGGCGGCGTCTATCAGAGTTTTGACCGCGGCGGCACCTGGCAGTGGTTCCGCAATCTGCCGCTGTCGCAGTTCTACAAGGTCGGGCTGGACAATGCCGCGCCGTTTTACAACATCTACGGCGGGACTCAGGACAACAACTCGGTCGGCGGGCCGTCGCGCACGCGCACCACCCACGGCATCGTCAATTCCGACTGGTTCATCACCCTGGAAGGCGATGGTTTCCAGACCGTGGTTGATCCCACCGACGAGAACATCGTCTATTCCCAGGCGCAGCATGCAGTGCTGGTGCGTTATGACCGGCGCACCGGCGAATCGGTGGACGTGCAGCCGCAGGCCGGCGCCGATGAGACGCCGTTGCGCTGGAACTGGGATTCGCCGGTGATCATCAGCCCGCACCAGCACACGCGACTGTATTTCGCCGCGCAGCGTGTGTTCCGCAGCGATGACCGCGGCAATTCATGGACGCCTGTCAGCGGCGATCTGACCCGACAGATCGACCGCAATCAGCTCAAGGTGATGGGCCGTGTCTGGGGTGTGGATGCGGTGGCCAAGAACGCCTCGACCTCCTTCTACGGCAACATCGTGGCACTGGACGAGAGCCGCATGACCGAAGGCTTGCTGGCGGTTGGCACCGATGATGGATTGATCCAGATTTCCGCCGATGGTGGCGACAGCTGGCGCAAGATCGACCGCTTCCCTGGTGTGCCCGAGCGCACCTACGTGTCGCGCGTGCTGTTCTCGCAGCACGCTGCCAACACCGTGTATGCCGCCTTCGACAATCACAAGAATGGTGATTTCAAGCCCTATCTGCTGCGCAGTACTGATCTTGGCAAGAGCTGGCGTGCGATCACCACCGGCTTGCCCGAGCGCGGCAGTGTTTACGCGCTGGTCGAGGATCATGTGCAGGGCTCGCTGCTTTTTGCCGGTACCGAATTCGGCCTCTACTTCAGCCCCGATCAGGGCCAGCGCTGGATCCAGCTCAAGGGCGGCATGCCGACCATCCAGGTGCGCGATCTGGCCATTCAGCGAAGGGAGAATGATCTGGTCGCGGCAACTTTCGGCCGCGGTTTCTACGTGCTTGACGACTATTCGCCGCTGCGCGAGATCAGCGCGGCAACGCTGAGCCAGCCGGGCCTGCTGTTTCCGGTCAAAACGGCCTTCACCTACGCGCAGAGCGCGCCTTTCGGCTTGACCGGCAAGGGCTTCAACGGGGATCAGTTCTTCGTGGCGCCGAATCCGCCGCTGGGGGCGACCTTTACCTACTACCTCAAGGACGAGCCGCAAACGCGCCAACAGGCCCGCCAGAAAATCGAGAAGGCGCGTGCGGAGAAAGGCGAGGACACGCCGTACCCATCCTGGGATGCGCTCAAGCGTGAGGATCGCGAAGAGCCGCCAGTGGTGGTGCTGACGGTCAGTGATGCTGATGGCCAGGTCGTGCGCCGTATCGAAGGGCCGGCCAAGGCGGGTCTGCAGCGGGTCAGCTGGGATCTGCGCTATCCAGCGCCTGATCCGACCAATTTGCTACCGGTCGAGCGCGATCCCTGGTTCCCGGATCCGGCCGGTCCACTGGTGGCGCCGGGGCAGTATCGGGTGTCGATGGCGCTACGCGTGGATGGGGCCATGCAATCGCTGGGCGAGCCACAGGCTTTCGCTGCAGCGCCTTTGGGTGGAGACAGCCTGCCGCCCGCAGATCGGGAGGCGCTGCTGGCCTTCCAATTGCAGACCAGCGAGTTGCAGCGCGCGGCACTCGGCGCCGTCAGCGCCGCTGGCGAGGCGCAGATTCGCATCTATCATCTCAAGCAGGCGTTGATGGACGCGCCGCGCGCAGATCCAGCGCTGGCCGCGCGCGCGCGCGAACTCGAAGGGCAGCTCAAGGACCTGCAGGTGGCATTGGTGGGCGATTCAGTGCGGGCCAGCAAGGGCGAGCCCACGCCAAGCACCATTCTTTCGCGCGTCAGTCAGGTGATCTACGGCCACTGGTATTCCAGCGCCGACGCCACCGCAACGCATCGGCGAAACTACGAGATCGCAGCCGAGCAGTTCGGTCCTGTGCTGGCGCAACTGCGGCAGCTGATCCTGACCGATCTGGTGGCCCTGGAGAATTCCGCGGAAGCCGCCGGTGCGCCGTGGACACCAGGTCGGGTGCCGAACTGGAAGTAG
- a CDS encoding alpha/beta hydrolase gives MRVFVEGSGPAIVLLPGQGRGPRGYDALTKQLVAAGYRVVRPEPRGFGESVGPVEGLTLRDNALDVTTTIEKVRAAPAIVVGFAYGNRVARMIASERPDLVRGVVLVAAGGKYPPKPEVLAALRKVQDRSLPLAQRAEAARTVLYGPRSQISAEDMHLDDVSATTIKAQSLAATVPLEAWWDGGQTPMLVLQGLHDVIAPPENGRSLKRDHPKRVTLVEFEDLGHAMLRERPDLVGDAILGWVGTLK, from the coding sequence TTGCGGGTGTTCGTCGAAGGCAGCGGACCGGCGATCGTCTTGTTGCCGGGACAAGGGCGCGGGCCACGGGGATACGATGCGCTCACGAAGCAGCTGGTCGCGGCGGGCTACCGGGTCGTGCGCCCGGAGCCACGGGGATTTGGTGAGAGTGTGGGTCCGGTCGAAGGTCTTACGCTTCGTGATAACGCGCTGGATGTGACAACGACGATCGAGAAGGTCCGTGCCGCTCCTGCCATCGTCGTGGGATTTGCTTACGGCAACCGTGTCGCCCGAATGATTGCGAGTGAGCGACCGGATCTGGTGCGCGGCGTCGTCCTTGTCGCCGCTGGCGGCAAGTACCCGCCGAAGCCCGAGGTGCTCGCCGCCTTGCGCAAGGTGCAGGACCGGAGCTTGCCTCTGGCTCAACGGGCCGAGGCCGCGCGAACGGTGCTGTACGGACCCAGGAGTCAGATCAGCGCGGAAGACATGCATCTGGACGATGTGTCGGCGACGACCATCAAGGCGCAGTCGCTGGCGGCGACCGTGCCCCTGGAGGCGTGGTGGGACGGCGGCCAGACACCCATGCTCGTGCTCCAGGGGCTGCACGATGTGATCGCGCCGCCCGAGAACGGCCGCTCCCTGAAACGCGATCATCCAAAGCGGGTCACGTTGGTGGAATTCGAAGACCTAGGCCATGCGATGTTGCGCGAGCGTCCGGATCTGGTCGGGGACGCGATCCTGGGTTGGGTCGGGACACTGAAGTGA
- a CDS encoding dihydrofolate reductase family protein produces the protein MGILTFSINLTLDGCVDHREGIADEETHAFFTQLMDQGGAMLWGRSTYEMMEAYWPAVARGEVEAPPAMRDWAVNLEAKPKYVVSSTRTDFPWSNSHHISGDLRTGIQTLKQATPDGVLLGSGKLATELDRLDLIDEYRFLVHPRIAGHGPSLYAGGLPSTRRLDLVSAKALRNGAIAVHYRRAG, from the coding sequence ATGGGAATCCTGACTTTCAGCATCAACCTCACGCTGGATGGTTGTGTCGACCACCGGGAAGGCATTGCCGACGAGGAAACCCATGCGTTTTTCACCCAGCTCATGGACCAGGGCGGGGCGATGCTGTGGGGGCGCAGCACCTACGAGATGATGGAGGCCTACTGGCCGGCAGTCGCTCGCGGCGAGGTCGAGGCGCCGCCCGCGATGCGCGATTGGGCCGTCAATCTGGAGGCCAAGCCGAAGTACGTGGTGTCGTCGACACGAACTGACTTCCCGTGGTCGAACAGTCATCACATCTCTGGCGACCTGCGCACTGGGATACAGACGCTCAAGCAGGCCACGCCAGACGGCGTGCTTCTGGGGAGTGGCAAGCTGGCCACCGAATTGGACCGGCTGGACCTGATCGACGAGTACCGATTTCTCGTCCACCCCAGAATCGCGGGCCACGGTCCGAGTCTGTACGCGGGCGGGCTGCCGAGCACGAGACGTCTGGATCTGGTTTCGGCGAAGGCGCTGCGCAACGGCGCCATCGCCGTGCACTACCGGCGTGCGGGCTGA
- a CDS encoding trypsin-like serine protease, with protein MPRLLLLALLLVPFSASAIVIRDDVDDSKYRVPASEFPALVDLPGEGHGVLIAPQWVVTAAHAIGWQAEIKQVTIDGKPRDVERCLTHPGYRKPPQDLLDQALATWDWTLFRVLLSSSDDIALLKLAEPVTDVAPVAIYQSDDEFGRIIKILGKGATGDGVSGYEFSSSHRTELRLAQNKVSSAHGRWFCYQFDQPSNALPLEGGSGSGDSGGPVLMQVGEDQRLAGLTSWSDPQSTVRIPGRYGQISCNVRLSHYIAWIEGVISSQP; from the coding sequence ATGCCCAGACTCTTGTTGCTCGCGCTGCTGCTGGTGCCCTTCAGTGCCAGCGCAATCGTCATTCGAGACGACGTTGACGACTCGAAGTATCGAGTGCCGGCATCCGAGTTTCCGGCGCTGGTGGATTTGCCGGGAGAAGGGCATGGCGTGCTCATTGCCCCGCAATGGGTGGTCACCGCTGCGCATGCGATCGGCTGGCAAGCCGAGATCAAGCAGGTGACCATCGATGGGAAACCGAGAGACGTGGAGCGTTGCCTGACGCACCCCGGATACCGAAAGCCACCTCAGGATCTGCTGGACCAGGCACTGGCCACTTGGGACTGGACGCTGTTCAGAGTACTGCTCTCCTCCTCGGATGACATTGCCTTGTTGAAACTGGCGGAGCCAGTAACCGACGTCGCGCCGGTTGCCATCTACCAGAGTGACGACGAGTTCGGGAGGATCATCAAGATTCTGGGCAAGGGCGCTACCGGTGACGGAGTGAGTGGTTACGAGTTCAGCAGTTCCCACCGCACGGAGCTGCGACTGGCGCAGAACAAGGTGAGCAGCGCTCATGGTCGCTGGTTCTGCTACCAGTTCGACCAGCCCTCGAACGCTCTGCCCCTGGAGGGCGGGTCAGGCAGCGGTGACAGTGGCGGGCCCGTTCTCATGCAGGTCGGCGAAGATCAACGATTGGCTGGACTCACCTCCTGGAGCGACCCCCAGAGCACCGTGAGGATCCCTGGGCGCTATGGTCAGATCAGCTGCAATGTACGCCTGAGCCATTACATTGCCTGGATTGAAGGCGTCATCTCCTCGCAGCCTTGA